Proteins encoded by one window of Chryseobacterium sp. POL2:
- the panB gene encoding 3-methyl-2-oxobutanoate hydroxymethyltransferase: MSVHSEIKKVTTESLRKMKFDKDKISMITAYDFTTAKMVDAGGVDAILVGDSAANVMAGFETTLPITLDQMIYHTQCVVRGVDRALVVADLPFGTYQSNPEKALESAVRMMKEGGAHAVKIEGGKEIEDSLKKIVNAGIPVMAHLGLTPQSIYQFGTYKVRAKEDAEAEKLIADAKLVEELGCFALVLEKIPADLAKKVTEAISIPTIGIGAGVNCDGQVLVYHDMVGMNKGFSPKFLRRYLDLYTEITGAVSQYVKDVKSADFPNESESY; encoded by the coding sequence AAAAAAAGTAACCACCGAGAGCCTTCGCAAAATGAAATTTGACAAGGATAAAATCTCGATGATTACAGCTTACGATTTTACAACGGCTAAAATGGTAGACGCAGGTGGAGTGGATGCTATTTTGGTTGGAGATTCTGCAGCCAATGTTATGGCGGGTTTTGAGACGACACTTCCTATTACATTAGATCAAATGATTTATCACACACAATGTGTCGTTCGAGGAGTGGATAGGGCTTTAGTAGTTGCGGATTTACCCTTTGGAACTTACCAAAGTAATCCCGAAAAAGCGTTGGAATCTGCGGTAAGAATGATGAAAGAAGGAGGAGCCCACGCCGTGAAAATTGAAGGAGGAAAGGAAATTGAAGATTCCCTTAAGAAAATTGTAAATGCTGGAATTCCTGTAATGGCGCACTTGGGCTTAACACCGCAATCTATCTATCAGTTCGGGACTTATAAAGTTCGTGCTAAAGAAGATGCTGAGGCTGAAAAATTAATTGCTGACGCCAAATTGGTGGAAGAATTAGGCTGTTTTGCATTGGTTTTAGAGAAAATTCCTGCAGATTTGGCTAAAAAAGTTACAGAAGCTATTTCTATCCCGACAATTGGGATTGGCGCAGGTGTTAATTGCGATGGACAAGTTTTGGTATATCACGATATGGTAGGTATGAACAAAGGCTTTTCGCCAAAGTTCTTAAGAAGATATTTGGATTTGTATACCGAAATTACAGGCGCAGTTTCGCAATATGTGAAGGATGTAAAGTCTGCCGATTTTCCAAATGAATCAGAAAGTTATTAA
- a CDS encoding RluA family pseudouridine synthase, producing the protein MAEQKFSSEQIVFEDNHIIVINKKAGQLVQGDKTGDESLLELIKNFIKKRDEKPGNVFLGLVHRIDRPTSGLVIYAKTSKALSRLTQMVKNREIKKTYWALVAKEMIPNSQRLVHYLKKNEKNNKAIVFPKATEGAKEAILTYNIIKVLDNYQLLEIDLETGRHHQIRAQLSKIGIPIKGDLKYGAPRSNPDGGISLHARKLNFIHPVTKEEIEIVAPLPKNDKVWQACETL; encoded by the coding sequence ATGGCAGAACAAAAATTTTCTTCTGAACAAATTGTTTTTGAAGACAATCATATTATCGTTATTAACAAAAAAGCGGGTCAGCTTGTTCAGGGCGATAAAACCGGCGATGAATCGTTACTCGAATTAATCAAGAATTTCATCAAAAAAAGAGACGAAAAACCCGGAAATGTTTTCCTAGGTTTGGTTCATCGTATTGATAGACCTACTTCTGGTTTGGTGATTTATGCGAAAACTTCAAAAGCACTTTCTCGTTTGACGCAAATGGTGAAAAACCGCGAGATTAAAAAAACCTATTGGGCTTTGGTGGCAAAGGAGATGATTCCCAATTCTCAAAGATTGGTTCATTATTTAAAGAAAAACGAGAAAAATAACAAAGCCATTGTTTTTCCTAAAGCTACAGAAGGAGCTAAAGAAGCAATTTTGACGTACAATATTATTAAAGTTCTGGACAATTACCAACTTTTAGAAATTGATTTGGAGACAGGGCGTCATCATCAAATTAGAGCTCAACTTTCAAAAATTGGAATTCCGATTAAAGGCGATTTAAAATACGGTGCGCCAAGATCCAATCCCGATGGAGGAATATCGCTTCATGCTAGAAAACTAAATTTTATACATCCCGTAACGAAAGAAGAGATTGAAATTGTAGCGCCACTTCCCAAAAATGACAAAGTTTGGCAAGCCTGCGAAACATTATAA
- a CDS encoding TonB-dependent receptor domain-containing protein, with amino-acid sequence MNKKIIFAASLVLSFQIGFAQQTKTETSKEKQIEAVTITKTKKAVEQKADRTIFDFSEQANLNSGSSLEGIKKLPGMVVTDIAGMMYQGKPLQVYMDGRPMNISTNDLTAFLEGMPASAIDRIEVITQPGAEFPATSGGTILNIITSKSAKNYLTATYSGGYRFSDYDKFRNRFNNSIVLNSRNKWFGWQFSAGQTYAEAFSSNEMDDLSKGFADKYSRGYFAKGAMTFDIGKDRLLLNYDYNTSNNDTYNNSDGTAQFETPIGSGNFVVADYLNLGKGKTKSDRNEITATYQKRFDDKNQKLDIKMNYSNFQSKFDQKGDNFVNFPLGSIQTNTDFNNASNQDFYNLRVDYSQPIKLLDEGKFSFGGLYEKVNFTTDFMGIQNLEYQRQTTSTYAELNAKLKKFSFIAGLRAEDYDISGQSLNVAQNTWDDLTAFKKFELFPNASIQYDFARSLYFNLNYNRKISLPSTGQLNPNNTTFQNPNVDISGNPNVQPTIYDNFEAKLSAFDYAFISYNVSKVDNQVMMYVERDGYNISQTNVNINSLTQHSFNVGLPVPLMIFSKPFSEIMKFNFNPDKINFLYLYAGYQFQDIKEIADKKGMWFFNVTGQFILPYQIKFSPTFSYSTKGNYYFFQATQPIMNRVDLNFSKKFNKDRITLSLFANDIFNSSRMNFKTVNTPSPIYLNNRWDSRQFGFSINYKIPTKNKLAKEDPNMLKNDIPKDDNGGLMNTK; translated from the coding sequence ATGAACAAAAAAATTATTTTCGCAGCAAGTTTGGTTTTGAGTTTTCAAATAGGATTTGCACAGCAAACAAAAACAGAAACTTCTAAAGAAAAACAAATAGAAGCGGTAACAATTACAAAAACTAAAAAAGCCGTTGAACAAAAAGCAGACAGAACGATTTTTGATTTCTCGGAACAAGCCAATCTTAATTCCGGTTCTTCATTGGAAGGAATTAAAAAACTTCCAGGTATGGTGGTTACGGATATTGCTGGAATGATGTATCAAGGAAAACCCCTTCAAGTCTATATGGACGGCAGACCGATGAATATTTCCACCAACGATCTTACTGCTTTTTTGGAAGGAATGCCCGCTTCGGCAATAGATAGAATTGAAGTCATAACACAACCTGGCGCAGAATTTCCTGCCACTTCTGGAGGTACTATTTTAAATATCATAACTTCTAAATCAGCAAAAAATTATCTTACAGCAACCTATTCTGGAGGTTATCGTTTTTCTGATTATGATAAATTTAGAAATCGTTTTAACAATAGTATCGTTTTAAACTCACGAAATAAATGGTTTGGGTGGCAGTTTAGTGCTGGTCAAACTTATGCAGAAGCCTTTAGCAGCAACGAAATGGATGATTTATCAAAAGGTTTTGCAGATAAATATTCGAGAGGATATTTCGCAAAAGGTGCCATGACTTTTGATATTGGAAAAGACAGATTATTACTGAACTACGATTATAACACCTCAAACAACGATACTTACAACAATTCGGACGGAACTGCGCAATTTGAAACACCAATTGGTTCTGGCAATTTTGTTGTTGCAGATTATTTAAATCTTGGAAAAGGCAAAACCAAAAGCGACAGAAACGAAATTACAGCTACTTACCAAAAACGTTTTGATGACAAAAATCAAAAGTTAGACATCAAAATGAATTACTCTAACTTCCAATCAAAATTTGATCAAAAAGGCGATAATTTTGTCAACTTCCCTTTGGGTTCAATCCAAACAAATACCGACTTTAACAATGCTTCCAATCAAGACTTTTATAATCTTCGTGTAGATTATTCGCAACCGATTAAACTTCTTGATGAAGGGAAATTTAGTTTTGGTGGTTTATATGAAAAAGTGAATTTTACAACTGACTTTATGGGAATCCAAAATTTAGAGTACCAAAGACAGACCACTTCAACTTATGCAGAATTGAATGCTAAATTGAAAAAATTCAGTTTTATTGCAGGTCTGAGAGCTGAAGATTATGATATTTCGGGTCAATCTCTGAATGTAGCTCAAAACACTTGGGACGATTTAACGGCTTTCAAAAAATTTGAATTATTTCCAAATGCGAGTATTCAATATGATTTTGCAAGATCTTTATATTTCAATTTAAACTACAACCGAAAAATAAGTTTGCCATCTACAGGTCAGCTGAACCCCAATAACACAACTTTCCAAAATCCGAATGTTGACATTTCCGGAAACCCAAATGTTCAGCCAACCATTTATGACAATTTTGAAGCTAAATTAAGTGCTTTCGATTATGCTTTTATAAGTTATAACGTGAGCAAAGTGGACAATCAGGTGATGATGTATGTGGAACGCGACGGTTACAATATTTCGCAGACCAATGTTAACATTAATAGTTTAACACAGCATAGTTTCAATGTTGGTTTACCTGTTCCTTTAATGATTTTCAGTAAGCCTTTTAGCGAAATTATGAAGTTTAATTTTAATCCTGATAAAATTAACTTTTTGTATCTGTACGCAGGATATCAGTTCCAGGATATTAAAGAAATTGCAGACAAAAAAGGCATGTGGTTTTTTAATGTAACAGGGCAGTTTATTTTACCATATCAAATAAAATTCTCACCTACATTTAGCTATTCCACCAAAGGAAATTATTATTTCTTCCAAGCGACTCAACCTATTATGAATCGTGTTGATTTGAATTTTAGTAAGAAATTTAATAAAGACAGAATTACGCTAAGTCTATTTGCAAATGACATTTTCAACAGCAGTAGAATGAATTTCAAAACCGTGAACACGCCATCGCCAATCTACCTTAACAACCGTTGGGATAGTCGCCAGTTTGGATTCTCTATTAATTATAAAATTCCGACCAAGAATAAATTAGCCAAAGAAGACCCGAATATGCTGAAAAACGACATTCCAAAAGATGACAATGGCGGATTAATGAACACAAAATAA
- a CDS encoding aconitate hydratase, with protein sequence MIFDLDMIKKVYDRYPERIAKAREIVGKPLTLSEKILYTHLWEGNATQAYERGNSYVDFAPDRVAMQDATAQMALLQFMQAGKTKVAVPSTAHADHLIQARVGAEQDLQEGINKNSEVFNFLSSVCDKYGIGFWKPGAGIIHQVVLENYAFPGGMMIGTDSHTVNAGGLGMVAIGVGGADAVDVMAGMAWELKMPKLIGVKLTGKMSGWTSAKDVILKVAGILTVKGGTGCIVEYFGEGAQSLSATGKGTICNMGAEIGATTSTFGYDDSMRRYLSATGRQDIVDAADKIAEHLTGDAEVYANPEQYFDQVIEIDLSTLSPHLNGPFTPDLATPVAEFRAKAEANGWPLEVEWALIGSCTNSSYEDLSRAASIVEDAVAKGVKPKAILGINPGSEQVKFTAERDGFLDSFRKFENARIFTNACGPCIGQWDREGADKGEKNSIIHSFNRNFAKRADGNPNTHAFVASPEMVAAVAISGRLDFNPITDTLTNEAGEQVKLNEPKGSELPAKGFAVDDNGYQAPSADGSSVQVVVSPTSDRLQLLEEFPAWDGKNITGAKVLIKAFGKCTTDHISMAGPWLKYRGHLDNISNNMLIGAVNAYNMETNKVKNELTGQYDEVPKVARAYKAAKVPSIVVGDENYGEGSSREHAAMEPRHLGVKAVLVKSFARIHETNLKKQGMLGLTFADKSDYDKIREDDVVNFLDLDQFAPGKQLTLEFVHNDGTKDTVIANHTYNEQQIDWFKAGSALNLIKQQEN encoded by the coding sequence ATGATTTTTGACCTTGATATGATCAAAAAAGTGTACGACCGTTACCCTGAAAGAATCGCAAAAGCGAGAGAAATTGTGGGAAAACCCTTGACACTTTCAGAAAAAATTCTTTACACGCACCTTTGGGAAGGTAACGCGACACAAGCTTACGAAAGAGGGAATTCTTATGTAGACTTCGCTCCAGACAGAGTGGCAATGCAGGATGCAACCGCGCAGATGGCATTGTTACAGTTTATGCAAGCTGGAAAAACCAAAGTTGCCGTTCCTTCAACAGCGCATGCGGATCACTTGATTCAGGCGAGAGTGGGTGCAGAGCAAGACTTGCAAGAAGGAATTAACAAAAACTCTGAGGTTTTCAACTTTTTGAGTTCGGTTTGTGATAAATACGGAATCGGTTTCTGGAAACCAGGTGCAGGAATTATTCACCAAGTGGTTTTAGAAAATTACGCTTTCCCAGGCGGAATGATGATCGGTACCGACTCTCACACCGTAAACGCAGGTGGTTTAGGAATGGTGGCGATTGGTGTTGGTGGTGCCGATGCCGTTGACGTAATGGCTGGAATGGCTTGGGAACTAAAAATGCCAAAATTGATTGGGGTAAAATTAACAGGAAAAATGTCGGGATGGACTTCCGCTAAAGACGTTATCCTAAAAGTTGCCGGAATTCTTACCGTAAAAGGTGGAACGGGTTGCATCGTAGAATATTTCGGAGAAGGTGCACAATCTCTTTCTGCAACAGGAAAAGGAACAATTTGTAATATGGGGGCGGAAATTGGTGCGACCACTTCCACTTTCGGGTATGATGATTCCATGAGAAGATACCTTTCTGCAACGGGAAGACAAGATATTGTGGATGCCGCCGATAAAATCGCTGAACATTTAACAGGTGATGCTGAAGTGTACGCCAATCCAGAGCAATATTTCGATCAAGTGATTGAAATTGATCTTTCTACGCTTTCTCCACATTTAAATGGACCTTTCACTCCAGATTTAGCAACGCCTGTGGCTGAATTCAGAGCAAAAGCGGAAGCAAACGGATGGCCTTTAGAAGTAGAATGGGCATTAATTGGTTCTTGTACCAATTCTTCGTACGAAGATTTATCTAGAGCTGCTTCCATCGTTGAAGATGCGGTGGCTAAAGGCGTAAAACCAAAAGCCATATTAGGAATCAACCCAGGTTCTGAGCAAGTGAAATTCACAGCGGAAAGAGATGGTTTCTTAGATTCTTTCAGAAAATTTGAAAACGCTAGAATTTTCACCAACGCTTGTGGACCTTGTATTGGACAATGGGACAGAGAAGGCGCTGACAAAGGTGAGAAAAACTCTATTATCCATTCTTTCAATAGAAACTTCGCAAAAAGAGCCGACGGAAATCCAAATACCCATGCTTTCGTAGCTTCTCCAGAAATGGTAGCTGCGGTAGCAATTTCGGGACGTTTAGATTTCAATCCAATTACCGATACTTTAACCAACGAAGCTGGCGAGCAAGTAAAACTAAACGAGCCAAAAGGTTCTGAACTTCCAGCTAAAGGTTTCGCGGTGGACGATAATGGTTACCAAGCGCCTTCCGCAGATGGTTCTAGCGTTCAGGTGGTGGTAAGTCCAACTTCGGACAGACTTCAATTATTGGAAGAATTTCCAGCTTGGGACGGTAAAAATATTACCGGAGCTAAAGTTTTAATTAAAGCCTTCGGAAAATGTACAACCGACCACATTTCTATGGCGGGTCCATGGTTGAAATACAGAGGTCACTTGGATAATATTTCAAACAATATGTTGATTGGAGCGGTGAACGCTTACAACATGGAAACCAACAAAGTGAAAAATGAATTGACGGGTCAATACGACGAAGTTCCAAAAGTAGCAAGAGCTTACAAAGCGGCTAAAGTTCCTTCAATTGTTGTTGGTGACGAAAATTACGGTGAGGGTTCTTCAAGAGAACACGCTGCCATGGAGCCAAGACATTTAGGTGTGAAAGCCGTTTTGGTAAAATCTTTTGCACGTATCCACGAAACGAATTTGAAAAAACAAGGAATGCTTGGCTTAACTTTCGCTGACAAGTCGGATTACGACAAAATCCGTGAAGACGATGTGGTGAATTTCTTAGACCTTGATCAATTTGCTCCAGGAAAACAATTGACTTTAGAATTTGTTCATAACGACGGAACAAAAGACACCGTTATTGCAAACCACACTTACAACGAGCAACAAATCGATTGGTTTAAAGCAGGTTCCGCTCTTAACTTAATTAAGCAACAAGAAAACTAA
- a CDS encoding DinB family protein produces the protein MSIQKALAIEIERETENTLRFLKVLPENNFSYKPHEKSMTLGELANHVVELHGWVSYVFTKDTFDFHTDYTPSTLQTVDELVKALEDIKTKSLEVINSLSDEEYFKNWTLKAGDHIIAEAPKSGAYRFIVTNHLIHHRGQLSVYLRMLDIPLPGIYGPSADEK, from the coding sequence ATGAGCATTCAAAAAGCATTAGCAATAGAAATCGAAAGAGAAACCGAAAATACTTTACGATTCTTAAAAGTATTACCAGAAAATAATTTCAGCTACAAACCTCACGAAAAATCCATGACTTTGGGCGAATTAGCCAATCACGTTGTCGAATTGCACGGTTGGGTTTCTTACGTTTTCACCAAAGATACTTTCGATTTTCATACAGATTACACACCATCTACTTTACAAACAGTTGATGAATTGGTGAAAGCTTTAGAAGACATCAAAACTAAAAGTTTAGAGGTGATTAATTCATTATCTGATGAAGAATATTTTAAAAATTGGACTTTAAAAGCAGGCGATCATATTATTGCTGAAGCTCCAAAATCAGGCGCTTACCGATTTATCGTTACCAATCATTTAATTCATCACCGTGGACAATTAAGCGTTTATCTACGTATGTTAGACATTCCACTTCCCGGAATTTACGGTCCATCTGCGGATGAAAAATAG
- a CDS encoding bifunctional aconitate hydratase 2/2-methylisocitrate dehydratase, with translation MSIYTDYIQEIEERKGQGLHPKPIDGAELTSEIIAQIKDANNPNREDSVQFFIYNTLPGTTPAAGVKAKFLKEIILGEATVAEITPTFAFELLSHMKGGPSIAVLLDLALGNDEAIAKQAADVLKTQVFLYDADTARLADAYKAGNAIAKDILESYAKAEFFTKLPEVAEEIKVVTYIAAEGDISTDLLSPGNQAHSRSDRELHGQCMITPEAQAEIKALQAQHPDASVMLIAEKGTMGVGSSRMSGVNNVALWTGKQASPYVPFVNIAPIVAGTNGISPIFLTTVDVTGGIGIDLQNWVKKTDDNGNVVRNENGDVVLEQAYSVATGTVLTINTKSKKLYNGDVELKDISKSFTPQKLEFIKAGGSYAIVFGKKIQTFAAQTLGIEAPVVFAPAKEVTNDGVGLTAVEKIFNNNAVGVTPGKTLHAGSDVRVKVNIVGSQDTTGLMTSQELEAMAATVISPIVDGAYQSGCHTASVWDKKAQTNIPKLMKFMNDFGVITARDPKGVYHSMTDVIHKVLNDITIDEWAIIIGGDSHTRMSKGVAFGADSGTVALALATGEASMPIPESVKVTFKGEMKPYMDFRDVVHATQAQMLKQFDGENVFQGRIIEVHIGTLLADQAFTFTDWTAEMKAKASICISQDDTLIQSLEIAKSRIQIMINKGMDNHNAVLQGLIDKANARIEEIKSGAKPALQPDANAKYYAEVVVDLDIINEPMIADPDVNNADVSKRYTHDTIRDLTYYGGDKKVDLGFVGSCMVHKDDLKIVSQMLKNVEKANGKVEFKAPLVVAAPTYNIIDELKAEGDWEMLQKYSGFEFNDDAPKGAARTEYENIMYLERPGCNLCMGNQEKAEKGDTVMATSTRLFQGRVVEDKADKKGESLLASTPVVVLSAILGRIPNIEEYQDAVEGINLTKFTPISCH, from the coding sequence ATGAGTATTTATACAGATTATATCCAAGAAATTGAAGAAAGAAAAGGTCAAGGTTTACACCCAAAACCAATTGACGGCGCTGAATTAACGAGCGAAATCATCGCTCAAATTAAGGATGCTAACAATCCAAACAGAGAAGATTCTGTACAGTTTTTCATCTACAACACCCTTCCAGGAACTACTCCTGCCGCTGGTGTAAAAGCAAAATTTTTAAAAGAAATTATTTTAGGTGAAGCTACAGTTGCTGAAATCACGCCAACTTTCGCATTTGAGTTATTATCTCACATGAAAGGTGGTCCATCTATCGCCGTTCTTTTGGATTTGGCTTTAGGAAATGACGAAGCGATTGCAAAACAAGCCGCTGATGTTTTGAAAACTCAAGTTTTCTTGTATGATGCTGATACAGCTCGTTTAGCTGATGCTTACAAAGCAGGAAACGCGATTGCTAAAGATATTTTAGAAAGTTACGCTAAAGCAGAATTCTTCACAAAACTTCCTGAAGTTGCAGAAGAAATTAAAGTGGTAACCTACATCGCCGCGGAAGGTGATATTTCTACGGATTTATTATCTCCGGGTAACCAAGCGCACTCTCGTTCAGACAGAGAATTGCACGGTCAGTGTATGATTACGCCTGAAGCTCAAGCTGAAATTAAAGCTTTACAAGCTCAACATCCTGATGCTTCTGTGATGTTAATCGCTGAAAAAGGTACAATGGGTGTTGGTTCTTCTCGTATGTCGGGGGTCAACAACGTAGCACTTTGGACAGGGAAACAAGCGTCGCCTTACGTTCCTTTCGTGAATATTGCACCAATTGTTGCAGGTACAAACGGTATTTCTCCAATTTTCTTAACTACGGTGGATGTAACTGGAGGTATCGGAATCGATCTTCAAAACTGGGTAAAGAAAACAGACGATAACGGAAATGTAGTTCGTAACGAAAATGGCGATGTGGTTCTTGAACAAGCTTATTCTGTTGCTACAGGAACTGTTTTAACGATTAATACAAAATCAAAGAAATTATACAACGGAGACGTAGAATTAAAAGATATTTCTAAATCTTTCACGCCTCAGAAATTAGAATTTATCAAAGCGGGCGGTTCTTACGCTATCGTTTTTGGTAAAAAAATCCAAACTTTTGCGGCTCAAACTTTAGGAATTGAAGCGCCTGTAGTTTTTGCTCCTGCTAAAGAAGTTACAAACGATGGTGTTGGTTTAACAGCGGTTGAAAAAATCTTCAACAATAATGCAGTTGGCGTAACTCCAGGAAAAACTTTACACGCTGGTTCAGACGTTCGAGTAAAAGTAAATATCGTTGGATCTCAGGATACAACAGGTTTGATGACTTCCCAAGAATTGGAAGCAATGGCTGCAACCGTTATCTCTCCAATCGTTGACGGGGCTTACCAATCTGGATGTCACACGGCTTCAGTTTGGGACAAAAAAGCGCAAACGAACATTCCTAAATTGATGAAATTTATGAACGACTTCGGGGTAATTACTGCAAGAGACCCGAAAGGTGTTTATCATTCAATGACGGACGTTATTCACAAAGTATTGAACGATATTACCATCGACGAATGGGCAATCATCATCGGTGGCGACTCGCATACAAGAATGTCTAAAGGCGTTGCTTTCGGAGCTGACTCTGGAACGGTAGCTTTGGCTTTGGCAACTGGTGAAGCTTCAATGCCAATTCCTGAATCTGTGAAAGTAACTTTCAAAGGTGAAATGAAACCTTATATGGATTTCCGTGATGTGGTTCACGCTACGCAAGCTCAAATGCTGAAGCAATTTGATGGGGAAAACGTTTTCCAAGGTAGAATTATCGAGGTTCATATCGGAACTTTATTGGCGGACCAAGCCTTTACATTCACCGACTGGACTGCAGAAATGAAAGCGAAAGCTTCTATCTGTATTTCTCAAGACGATACTTTAATTCAATCATTGGAAATTGCGAAATCGCGTATCCAAATCATGATTAATAAAGGAATGGATAATCACAATGCAGTTCTTCAAGGATTAATTGATAAAGCAAATGCTCGTATCGAAGAAATTAAATCTGGTGCTAAACCAGCTCTTCAACCTGATGCAAATGCTAAATATTATGCTGAAGTTGTTGTAGATTTAGATATCATCAACGAACCAATGATTGCCGATCCAGACGTAAATAATGCTGATGTTTCTAAACGATACACGCACGATACCATTAGAGACCTTACTTATTATGGCGGTGACAAAAAAGTAGATTTAGGTTTCGTAGGATCTTGTATGGTTCATAAAGACGACTTAAAAATCGTTTCTCAAATGTTGAAAAACGTAGAAAAAGCAAACGGAAAAGTAGAATTCAAAGCTCCGCTAGTGGTTGCTGCCCCTACTTACAACATCATCGACGAATTAAAAGCGGAAGGCGATTGGGAAATGTTGCAAAAATATTCAGGTTTCGAATTTAATGACGACGCTCCAAAAGGTGCTGCTCGTACAGAATACGAAAACATCATGTACCTAGAGCGTCCTGGTTGCAACCTTTGTATGGGTAACCAAGAAAAAGCAGAAAAAGGCGACACCGTGATGGCTACTTCTACGCGTCTTTTCCAAGGTCGTGTGGTAGAAGATAAAGCCGACAAAAAAGGGGAATCTTTATTGGCTTCTACTCCTGTGGTTGTTCTTTCTGCTATTTTAGGTAGAATTCCGAACATTGAAGAGTACCAAGATGCTGTTGAAGGAATCAATTTAACGAAGTTCACTCCTATTTCTTGTCACTAA
- a CDS encoding DUF2752 domain-containing protein, which yields MCPFKSVTSYDCPGCGSQRAFHEVLHGNLDKAFILNPLFVIAIPFFVQFLVFQIGDLKMKYLKCYQIIFGFKSILVYLVILILFFIVRNTSFYHEAFSRL from the coding sequence ATGTGTCCTTTCAAGAGTGTCACCAGTTATGATTGTCCTGGTTGTGGGAGTCAGCGGGCTTTTCATGAAGTTTTACATGGAAATCTAGACAAAGCATTTATTCTTAATCCTTTATTTGTCATTGCAATTCCGTTTTTTGTGCAGTTTTTAGTATTCCAAATTGGAGATTTGAAAATGAAATATTTAAAATGCTATCAAATAATTTTTGGGTTTAAAAGTATCTTAGTTTATTTAGTAATATTGATTTTATTCTTTATTGTCAGGAATACTAGCTTTTATCATGAGGCGTTTTCTAGATTGTAA